From one Candidatus Chromulinivorax destructor genomic stretch:
- a CDS encoding ankyrin repeat domain-containing protein: MKKLHMKTNKLLFVLMIGLSSAITVSCSQQDVTPAQMRQNIINDAMKPENYSDLKQDLAFLESQGLLQPDSFYNLLQENVTESQDATFNEVIEKAQDLLTKHMKDEFISTIERALEERKSLDYYIDALTRPLFSYVMQRKYTDMVLYNIAREWLIDIQHCQNFSPLHIAAVVGNKEILQLLVDSGVNVDIQEPKEKMSPLHIAVLYGHTEIVQNLLAARANVHTVNSGGMTPLHIAILNNQKDIVKLLVEYGADINSHIIGSEFTPLHLAAKKGYIEIAKLLLMAGVDINIQGLSGCTPLHIAVEQDQIESINFLVEHGANIDQGTHNGVTPLHFASCKGNAEIVRLLIAAGCNPEISTIRGRSAQEFAKTDEIRDILRRTGLGNNQSQVERCLIS; this comes from the coding sequence ATGAAAAAATTACATATGAAAACTAATAAACTATTATTTGTGCTGATGATAGGATTATCATCAGCAATCACAGTGAGCTGTTCACAGCAAGATGTAACGCCAGCTCAAATGAGACAAAATATTATTAATGATGCAATGAAGCCAGAAAATTATAGCGATTTAAAGCAAGATCTTGCATTTTTAGAGTCACAAGGTTTACTACAACCTGATTCATTTTACAATCTATTACAAGAAAATGTTACTGAGTCGCAAGATGCTACATTTAACGAAGTAATTGAAAAAGCTCAAGATTTGTTAACAAAGCATATGAAAGATGAATTTATATCGACTATTGAACGTGCTCTTGAAGAACGTAAGTCACTTGATTATTACATAGATGCTCTTACACGTCCCTTATTTAGCTATGTTATGCAACGCAAATATACTGATATGGTATTGTATAATATAGCTCGCGAATGGTTGATTGATATACAACATTGTCAAAATTTTAGTCCATTGCATATCGCAGCTGTTGTAGGTAATAAAGAAATTTTACAACTTTTAGTTGATTCCGGTGTCAATGTTGATATTCAAGAACCAAAAGAAAAAATGAGTCCATTGCATATTGCAGTTTTGTATGGTCATACAGAAATTGTGCAAAATTTATTAGCAGCTCGTGCAAATGTTCATACTGTGAATTCTGGTGGAATGACACCATTACATATCGCAATTCTTAATAATCAGAAAGACATTGTAAAGCTTTTAGTTGAATATGGTGCTGATATTAATAGTCACATAATTGGTAGTGAATTTACCCCATTGCATCTTGCAGCTAAAAAAGGCTATATAGAAATTGCAAAGTTATTGCTTATGGCAGGTGTTGATATAAATATTCAAGGTCTGTCTGGTTGTACTCCATTGCATATTGCAGTTGAGCAGGATCAAATAGAGAGTATAAATTTTTTAGTTGAACATGGTGCAAATATTGATCAAGGAACTCATAATGGAGTTACTCCATTGCATTTTGCATCTTGCAAAGGTAATGCAGAAATTGTGCGACTTTTAATTGCAGCTGGTTGCAATCCTGAGATTTCAACAATTCGTGGTCGATCAGCGCAAGAATTTGCAAAAACAGATGAAATACGAGATATTTTAAGACGAACTGGGCTAGGTAATAATCAATCTCAGGTAGAGCGGTGTTTAATATCATAA